GTCGACCTCGAAAAACTGCCAAAGAGAAGAAGTACCTATCTTGTTGGGGGACATTTTGAAGATTGAACCATTTTAATTCAAGCACAATTGGGTATTTATTTAAGACTCTAATCTCTGACTGAGTTGACAAAGCATCTGATTTTTCAATTTCTCATTTTCAGAAACACATGTAAGACCATTTGCGCATAGAGTCTAATTGAATTATAATAATCAAACGAAATGTCCTTGGTACCATATAGTCTAATTGAATTATAATACATGTAGTTACCATACTTGCCTCTTTCAATGTTCTAATCTATTATTACTTCTATGCTCAAAGTAGGGgaagagaacagaaaaataaaGTATCTAGCATCTAGGTGCTCTTATGATACAAGGTGTATTGCTGACAAACAAAAATGGAAGcaatattttctgattttctatAACTTTCCATTTGAGCTGTACCACATTGTTATTCGAATAAATCACGCGCCATCAAATCTGCTACAAAGCAAGGATTAATCACATTGTTATACTGGCATCACTCATGTCTGCAAAACCATTATGGCAAGCATAAATCTCCAGAAGTAGTAATTAAGTATGGAAAAAGAAAGTAGTCCAAAGTTAAACGGaaattgggataattttagaaacctcccttgacatttttgacaatttcacttagACCCCTTGAGCTTTATGAAATTACACATATCCCCTTCATTTCATAGTTTTTAGTAACCAAACCTTAAAATGACAttgacttggtcaaatttttaaatgaataaccTAAAATGCTCCTGTTTAATGTATTTTAATTTACTTTCTTATACAACTATAAGATTGTCTAGCATAATAATAAGGAACATGTGTCAAATTTGTCATGTCCAAATCtattatttgataaacaaccataataataataattttatcactatgataggATATTTTTTATCATGTTTTACTAGGGATctaaatatataaggaaaatgtgCCATAATTTGGCTGTGCTTTTGGGCCATTtcattttgatttattattgattttgataataaaaaaaggaaacaatgaTCAGCAAAAGTTCTGGATCACATTTAAAGTTaacttgtcaaaaaaaaatcaataattcGACATTTGGTTACAATAGAAACTAGAAGCAATAGTAGTAGTTCTTGATATATTatattggcaaaaaaaaaaaaagaggaataagaaggaaaaagaatgaaaaaattattttaaaactcaTTCTTAGTATATTACCAAACAAGGGaatttcataaaaatgtttaagggtagtattatcattttaaatggaAAGGGAGGTACATGTAATTTTAAAAACCTTGAGGGATattagtgaaattgtcaaagatttcaagggaggtttctgaaattatccataGAAATTGCAAGACAACCTGTCATAAAGAAATACTAACGTGTACGGTTGCTTAAGGGATGAGCTGCTTCCCAATTTAAtgtttctctttggcaagaaaATTAACGATGCATGCATGCTAGTTATAATGCTTTGAAAATAGTGGTCAGAAATTTTTCTTGCCAATCTGCAGAGCTGCTCTTCGTGATAAGAGCTGCTCATGTGGTTTTGCAGCTTGCACATGACTGAAGCCATCAAAGTTAGGCGGTAAGTTAGGAGTGAAACCATggacactcttttttttttaatcactaGATTTGAAGTCAATTCATTCAAGAAACGCTATAAATACCATACTCAGGAATCGTgccaaaatcacccaaaaatgagGAAAATGTCCTATTCAACAATGTTTCAATTTGCTTTCCTCCTCCTCTGTTCCATCTCGTGGGCTTCTGCTTCTCATCCTTCCCGCGGAGATTTTGTTCAGTGCCTTTTGAATTATACCGATAGCCCCTCATATTTTGCAAAAGCAATATACACCCAAAACAGCTCTTCTTTCACATCAGTCTTGGACCAGTACATCCACAATTTACGCTTCCTTTTACCCGAAGTTCCAAAGCCCCTAGTCATTATCACTGCTTTGACTGAAAATCAGATTCAAACAGCAATATTTTGCTCTAAGAAGTACCGCTTACAAATGAGAATTCGAAGCGGTGGCCATGACTTTGAGGGGAGCTCCTACACTTCTAACGTCCCATTTTTCGTCCTTGACATGTCCAACTTTCGTTCAATCTCCATAGATGTTAAAGGTCAAACCGCATGGGTTGGAGCTGGAGCAACCGTTGGGGAAGTATACTACAGCATTTATGAGGCGAATAGCACTCTGGGATTTCCAGCTGCCTACTGCCCTACTGTTGGCATTGGTGGGCACATCAGTGGCGGAGGCTATGGTCCATTGGTAAGGCAATTTGGCCTGGCCGCAGACAATGTCATCGATGCTCGTGTCATCGATGCAAACGGAAGAGTTCTCGACAGAACGAGCATGGGTGAGGATCTCTTTTGGGCTATTAGAGGTGGAGGCGGTGCTAGTTTTGCTGTCATTCTTGGATACAAGTTGAAATTGGTTGAAATTCCAGAGAAAGTTACTGTATTTTCCATCAACAGAACCTGGGAACAAAATGCAACTCAACTTCTATACAAGTGGCAATATATTGCCCCAAAGCTACCACTAAACCTTGTTATCACACCCCAAATTGTCAGtatcaattcaaatcaaacagGTAAGAGAACTGTACAAGTTACATTTGTGTCTGTTTTCCGTGGCGAAGTTGATGAACTGCTTTCAATCATGACCCAACAATTTCCTGAGTTGGGGTTGAAGAAAGAGGACTGC
The DNA window shown above is from Coffea arabica cultivar ET-39 chromosome 5e, Coffea Arabica ET-39 HiFi, whole genome shotgun sequence and carries:
- the LOC113687550 gene encoding berberine bridge enzyme-like 8, whose translation is MSYSTMFQFAFLLLCSISWASASHPSRGDFVQCLLNYTDSPSYFAKAIYTQNSSSFTSVLDQYIHNLRFLLPEVPKPLVIITALTENQIQTAIFCSKKYRLQMRIRSGGHDFEGSSYTSNVPFFVLDMSNFRSISIDVKGQTAWVGAGATVGEVYYSIYEANSTLGFPAAYCPTVGIGGHISGGGYGPLVRQFGLAADNVIDARVIDANGRVLDRTSMGEDLFWAIRGGGGASFAVILGYKLKLVEIPEKVTVFSINRTWEQNATQLLYKWQYIAPKLPLNLVITPQIVSINSNQTGKRTVQVTFVSVFRGEVDELLSIMTQQFPELGLKKEDCTEMLWIQYFAYASGLPTSNITESLTSRVSSAKLYYKAKSDFVKEPIPENGIEEILRKLNELPPFMGMLEWNHFGGGVMETIPESATPFPHRGNLYLMCEGVSWDEQVVSKQRIDWLRKLYKVIGKYVPNNPRAGYANSRDLDLGVNNKGKTSVEKARIWGAPYFKDNFDRLVQVKTKVDPYNFFKNEQSIPISQ